A window of Streptomyces sp. NBC_01224 genomic DNA:
TCGGCGCGCGGGTGTTCCAGCGAACCGAGGGAGACGATCTCGCGCTTGAAGAGCCCGGCGAGGGTCCATTCGGCAAGGACACGGGCCTTCCGGTTGAACGTCGGGACGCGGCTGAGGTGGTACGTACGGTGCATCAGCCAGGCTGGGTAGCCCCTGAGCTTACGACCGTAGACATGGGCGACGCCCTTGTGGAGACCGAGTGAGGCGACGGAGCCCGCGTAGCTGTGCCGGTACTCCTTGAGGGGTTCTCCGCTGATCGACGCGAGGACGTTCTCGGCGAGGACCTTGGCCTGGCGCACGGCGTGCTGGGCGTTGGGGGCGGTCTCCTTGCCGTTTTCCGCGGCGGTCAGGTCGGGTACGGCCGCGGCGTCCCCGGCGGCCCAGGCATGCTCGACCCCTTCGACGGTGAGTTCCGCCGTGCATGTGAGCCTGCCGCGCTCGTTGAGCGGCAGGTCGGTGGCGGCGAGGATCGGCGCGGGTTTGACGCCCGCGGTCCACACGAGGGTGCGGGTCGGGAAGCGGGAACCGTCGCTCAGGACGGCGATGCGGTCCTCGCAGGACTCCAGCCGGGTGTCGAGGCGTACGTCGATATTGCGGCCTCGCAGCTCCCGGATCGCGTAGGTGCCCATGGCGTCGCCGACCTCGGGAAGGATTCGGCCGGTCGCCTCCACGAGGATCCATTTCAGGTCCTCTGCCTTGATGTTGTGGTAGTACCGCGAGGTGTAGCGGGCCATGTCCTCCAGCTCGGCCAGGGCCTCGACGCCCGCATATCCGCCGCCGACGAAGACGAAGGTGAGGGCGGCGTCGCGGATGGCCGGGTCGCGGGTGGCAGAGGCGATGTCCATTTGCTCGATGACATGGTTGCGCAGGCCGATGGCCTCCTCGATGGTCTTGAAGCCGATGCCGTGGTCGGCGAGGCCGGGGACCGGGAGGGTGCGCGAGACGGAGCCTGGTGCGAGGACGAGTTCGTCGTACGGGATCTCGACGGCGCCGGTGCCGTCCTCCCCGGTGGCGAGGGTGGTGACGGTCGCCGTGCGTTTGGCGTGGTCGATGCGTTGTGCCTCACCGATCACGATCTTGCAGTGCGCCAGGATCCGGCGGAGCGGCACGACGACATGGCGCGGTGAGATCGAGCCGGCAGCCGCTTCGGGCAGAAATGGCTGATACGTCATATAAGGCTCGGGCGTGACGACGACGATCTCGGCCTCACCGTTTCTGAGTCTCTGCTTCAGCTTCCGCTGGAGACGCAGCGCTGTGTACATCCCGACGTAGCCGCCGCCGACGACGAGAACGCGCACACCCGGCGGGGGGCCGGGGGGTGTTCCCCCGGAATCTGAAGCCATCACCACCCCATGACGCAACGTGCTCAAGGGTTTGTCCACAGCCCCGGCAAATTGTGTGACCGGAGGTTCTGGACGGGCTGCTGCTGCCGATCGCGGCGACAACACGGAAGCTGCGCAGGTCAGGGGTTGGAGTGGGGGTCGCGGGCGGGGGTCGAATCAGTAACCAACCGGTCCTTGCTCCGATCGGGGGGCGCTCCGTGCGGAACTACCCCCTTCTGAATTGACCCGGGCTCAACTATGTTCGTATGTCGTCGGGGTGTCGGGTTGAGACCATGATCCACACTCTGACTAAACGGCGGGAAGTCTCCGGGGGGAGACGTCATAACCGGGGGAACAGTTATGCACATTCAGGATTCTCATTGGCAGACTGCTACGGCAGTTACGTCCCATTCGTCCGACGGAAACGGACGAAACGGAGCGGTGGGGACAGTGGACACGGTGGGTCCGGTCGCTGCAGCCGGAACAGCCGGCACGGCCGGAACAGCCGGGGCCGCCGGAGCGAACGGGCGCTCGGCTCCGCTCCGCGTGGACGCACAGCGCAATCTGGAGCATGTGCTGCGAGCCGCACGCGAGGTGTTCGGTGAGCTGGGATACGGGGCTCCGATGGAGGACGTGGCGCGTCGCGCCAAAGTCGGAGTCGGCACGGTGTACCGGCGGTTCCCGAGCAAGGACGTGCTGGTTCGGCGGATAGCCGAGGAGGAGACCTCCCGGCTGACGGACCAGGCGCGGACCGCGCTGGGCCAGGAGGAAGAGCCGTGGTCGGCGCTGTCGTGCTTCCTGCGAACGTCCGTGGCGTCGGGCGCAGGGCGGCTGCTGCCGCCGCAGGTGCTGCGGGTCGGGGTCGACGCCGACGACTCGAACGCGGTCGGGGAGCCGCAGGCCATAGCGGCCTCCGTACCGGACTCGGGTCCGGGCAGTGCTCGGGGCGAGACGCGGGTGCCTCAGCAGCGGCAGGGCGCGGGTCAGGCCGACCTCCGGCCGGCCGACGGGCCTTCCCTCACGGAGACCGGCATCGAGGACGACGACACGGGAGCCGGCGAACTGCTGGAGGTCGTCGGCCGGCTGGTGGACCGGGCACGGGCAGCCGGTGAGCTGCGCCGTGATGTGACGGTGGCGGATGTGCTGCTGGTCATCGCGACGGCGGCGCCTTCGCTGCCCGACGCGGATCAGCAGGCTGCGGCTTCGAGCCGACTGCTGGACATCCTGCTGGAGGGGCTGCGCTCTCGACCGGTCGCGTGAGAGGGGCTGCGCGGTAGCGGAGTGCGCGTGCGTGCCGGCGTGTGAGCGTGGTGCGCGTGCCGGCTCGGTGAGGTGGCGGCGTCGGCGTGTGAGCGCGGCGCGTTGGCGTGGTGACTGTGGCGGCGCGTGAGCACGGTGACGCCTGAGGGTGCTGGTGCGCGGGCGTGTTGTGCGTGGGTGCGCCGGCTCTCCGGGGCGGGTGGCTGGGGCGCGCCGTCGGATCGGACCGGGTGGCTGGGGCGCGGCGTCAGGTGCGATTGGCCTGGCGTGAATCCGCTGGGCGTTGAGCGGTGGGCGTGGCCCGTTCAGGCGGGTCCCGGTCGGCAGCCCATCGTCGCTCGTGGACCGCTCGTCCTCCCCTTCCGGCCTCCGCGTCCGTCCTCTCGACCGGGCCTGGACCGGGGCGTTCTCTGCCCGCCGACCGGCTGTCTGTGGCGCCGTCTCGGCTCTCCTCCGGTTCTTTGACCGACTCTCGAACGTCGCTCGAGTGGCTCTTGATCGGCGTTTCTCCCGCGCTTGATCGGCTCTTGTCGGTGGGGCTGCCGCCCTTGGCCTTGAACCCACCCGTGCAGAAAAAAACTCATTGAGCCTTCCCCGAATGAGTAGCCGCTAGTGCTCACATTCGGGAAAACGCCCCGGATGAGTGGTTGCAGGGGCTGAAGGTTCGGCGTGATTGCGCCATGTGGCACTCTTGCCCGGTGTTCGGGTCCGAAAGCGCATACGGGGGCTTCCGCGATGAGCGGTGACGGGCAGCAGGAAGAGTCGTTCGACGACGTTTCCGCCGCGGGTGGTGTGGCGGAGACCGGTGGGCTGACCTCCCGGCAGGTACCGAGTCAGGGCGGACCCGGGCGGTCGAGTGGTGAAGCCGAGGGCGGTACCGTCCTGCCCGGTCCGTGGCCGGGACCTGTCGAGGCCGGTGTCGCGGTGCCGATGCAGCGGGAAGGCGGCCGAACCACCGCCGCCGATGCCTCCGGCTCCGCTTTCTCCGACGCCGAGTTGATCAGGCAAATGCGGGACGGCGACGATCTCGCGTACGAGGAGCTGTTCCGGCGGCACTCGGACGCGGTGCGCCGCTACGCGCGGACCTGCTGCCGGGACGCGCACACCGCCGACGACCTGACGGCCGAGGTCTTCGCCCGCACACTGCAGGCGGTACGCAGAGGCAAGGGGCCGGAAGAGGCGGTACGGGCCTACCTCATGACGGCTGTCCGGCATGTCGGAGCCGCGTGGACCAAGACCGCGAAGCGGGAGCAATTGGTCGATGACTTCGCGGTGTTCGCCACCCAGGCATCCCAGTCCTCCCAGGTGTCGGACGCGGACACGCTCGACCTCGGTGCCGATGTGCTGGCGATGCACGAGGCCGAGCAGGCGATGGCGATGCGGGCGTTCCGCAGTCTGCCGGAGCGCTGGCAGGCGGTGCTGTGGCACACCACCGTCGAGGAGGAGTCGCCCAGCGATATCGCCCCGCTGTTCGGGCTGACCGCCAATGCCACGGCGGTGCTGGCCAGCCGGGCCCGCGAAGGGCTCAAGCAGGCCTACCTGCAGGCGCATGTGAGCCAGGCGCTCACCTCGGGCGGCGACTGTGCACGTTACGCCGACCGCCTCGGCGCGTATGCCCGGGGTGGACTCCGGATGCGCGCCGAGCGCGGGTTGCGGGGGCATCTGGACGAGTGTGCGAAGTGCCGGCTCGCCGCGGGCGAACTGGCCCATGTCAACGCCGGGATTCCTGCGCTGCTGCCGGTCGCGGTCATCGGCTGGTTCGCCGCCGGGTATGTGCTCAAGGCTGCCGGAATCGTCGCCGGTGGCGCGGCGGGAGCCACGGGCGCGGCTGCCGCCGCAGCGGTGACCGGTGGAAGCTCGTCCGGGAGCTCGGCCGGTGGTGCCGCGCTCTCGGAAGGGCTCGGTGCCCCGGCGAAGGCCGGTATCGCTGCGGCGGCTGCCGTGGCCGTGACGGCCGGACTGGCCTGGGCACTGGTCGGCAACGACCAGCCGGAGCCCGAGGTCGGACATGCGGCCAAGCCGGCTGCCGTGGCGCCCGCGGTGCCGACTCCCGCACCGCCGAGGCCGAAGCCGACACCGCCGAAGCCCGATGCGCCGGCACCGCCCGCACCGCCTGCCCCGTCCCCGACGCCGACACCGAAGCCAACGCCGACGCCTACTCCGACACCGACGCCCACCCCCAAGCCGACGCCGACGCCCACCCCCAAGCCCTCGACGCCTGCCACGTCGCAACCGCCCGCCCCGACCCCGACCCCGACCCCAACCCCGCCTCCGCCGCCGGCTCCGCCCGCGCCGACCCTCTACCGGGTCAGCGAACTGAGCTACTCGATGCTGGGTGACCACACCCGACCGGAGGTGGTGATCGGTGAGAGTAACTGGATCTGGCAGCGTTCCAACCTGTCGATCGGCGGCACGCAGTACACGCACGGGGTGACCGTCCACAGCAAGTCCTCGGTCACCATTCAGCTGAACCGGCAGTGCACTCGGTACGAGGCCATGGTCGGGGTCGACGACTTGACGATGGGGTTCGGCTCGGTGCGCTTCTCCGTCTTCAACGGTGACGGGACGCGGCTGTGGCAGTCCCCGGTGATGAACGGTAACGACCCTGCCGTACCCGTCGGGGTCGGTATCACCGGTCAGCAAAGGATCCGGCTCGTCGTCGAGCGGGAAAAACCGGGCGGCGGAGCGGCCCTCGCCGACTGGGCGGATTCGACCATCAGTTGTCGGTGAGGGGGCCCGGGAGTTCTGCGGTGATGCGGGTCAGGAGCTCGATGACGTCGTCGACCGTCAGCGTGCGGCCTGCGGCGCGCTCCGACTCGTACAGCTGAGGTCCCAGTTCCTCGCATGCCCGTCGCCCGGCCTCGTCCGCCTCGGCCTGTTGCGCCTTGGTTCTGAGGCCGGACAGGCGCCAGCCGTCGGCCGCCGCCAGGATCCGTACGGCAGCTCGGTGGCGGCCCACCTTCGGTAGCACGCTCGCCACAGCGTCCGCCAGATGTCCGGTGACGAGCTCGGCGCACTGGGCGTCCCGCGCCGCGCGGAGTGCGAGCGTCAGACCCCGTACCCCGGCCGCCGGGCCGCCCTCGGGGCCCGGCTCGTGCACGGCGATCCGGGCAGCCAGCCCTTCGACCACTGCGGTGAAGTGCGACGGCGGGCTGCCGCGTCCGGCCGAGGCCTCCGCCTCGGTGACCAGCCGTCGCGCCTTCGCGATCTCGCCGCGGTCCAGGGCCAGGGTGGCGCGCAGGAAGTGGGTGTAGGCGCGGGCGTCGTGCACCTGGTAGCGCTCCGCCTCGGTCTCCGACTCGGCCAGAGTCCGCTCGAAACCGGCCATGTCCCCGGTCCGGTAGTCGAGTTCGGCGAGGCGGGCGAGGAGAAACGGTCCCTCGGCGTGCGCCCCGACCTCGCGGGCGAGCAGCAACGCCTCCTCGTACGCCACGCGCGCCTCCTCGTACCGTCCGCGCACCATGCCGGCCTCCGCGGCGGCGCCCGCGACCTGCGCACGCAGCCAGCGGTCGCCGACGCGGCGGCTCAACTCGCGCAGCTCGGCGAGATCGTCGTCGACACCGGGCATGCCGCCGGGCATGTCGACGACCATGTGGGTACGGAACAACAGCGTGACGCCGTACTCCCAGCCGCCGCCGTGGATACGGGCGTTGGCGACCGCCATATCGATCATCTCGTGCGCTTCGGCGGTGGTGCGGCTCACGAACAAGGTGATCGGCCAGATCAGTCCCGGGAAACGGGCGGACTGCGGACCGGACGACCCGAACGCGTCGGCCACCCGGCCCATCAGGGCCCGGCGCCGGTCATCACCGCGGATGTCGTCGGCCGGGCCGCTCTCCGCGGCGAGGAAGTACCGCAGTACCTCCAGATGCATGCGCGGCCAGAAGCGAGGGTCGCTGCCGTCGTCCGGTTCCGGTCCGAGCGCCACGGCCCGCTCGGCCCAGGTGAGGCCCTCGGGACGGAAGTTCCGCAGAAACCAGAACCACCCCATACCGAGAACCAGGCGCACCGCGTCCGGTTCGGACGGGGTGGTGATGGAGCGGTGCAGGGCGGCCCGGATGTTGTCGAGGTCCGTCTCCAGGCGTGCGATCCAGGGGAGCTGGTCGCCGGAGCGAAGGCGGGGCTCGGCCTCCTCGACCAGTGCGACGAAGTACGCGGTGTGCGCGCTCGCGGCGGCGGCGCGGACGTCCGGGGTCTCGGCGGCGCGGTCGGTGGCGTACTCGTGGATGGTCTCCAGAAGGCGGTAGCGCATCTCGCCGGAGGCGGTCGGGGTGGCGACGACGAGGGACTTGTCGACGAGAGCGCCGATCAGGTCGGCGGTGGAGTGCCGGGCAAGGGCTTCGGTGCTCGGGGCCTCGGCGGCAGGGGTTGCCCCAGCCGTGGTCACGGCTTCTGCGGCGGGCAGGTCCCAGCCGCCCGCGAAGACGGAGACCTGCCGCAGAACCGTGCGTTCGTCCTCGTCGAGCAGGTCCCAGGACCAGTCGACGACGGCGCGCAGCGTCTGCTGACGCGGCAGTACGGTACGGGCTCCGCCGGTCAGCAGACGAAACCGGTCGTCGAGCCGGTCCGCGATCTGGCGCGGGCTGAGCAGCCGCAGCCGGGCAGCGGCGAGTTCGATGGCGAGCGGCTGCCCGTCGAGCCGCCGGCAGATCTCGGCGACGGCGTCCGGATCGTGTGCGGCCTCCTGCTCGGGGTCGAAGTCGGGACGTACGGCGCGGGCGCGCTCGGCGAACAGCCTGTGGGCGGGGTCGGCCGGGAGCGGGCCGACCGGGCGTACGCACTCGCCGGGGACGCCGAGGGGTTCGCGGCTGGTGGCGAGGATGCGCAGCTGCGGGCAGTGGGTGAGCAGGGTCTCGGCGAGGGCGGCGGCCGCGTCGATGACGTGTTCACAGTTGTCCAGAATGAGCAGGAAGGGGCGGATGCGGGAGCAGTGCGCCAGGTGCTCGACGAGAAGGTCGGTCGGGTCGGTGCGCAGCGGCTGCCCGTCGCGGTTGTTGTCCCGGAGAAGGGTCGTCTCACGCAGGCCGAGAGCGGAGAATACGGCTCCGGGAACGTCTACGGGGTCGTCCAAGGGGGCGAGTTCCGCGATCCAGGCGTCCGTGGGGCCCGGGACCGCCCGGCCTCCCTGGGCGGCGGCCTCCTCGGCGAGACGGGTCTTGCCGGAGCCGCCGGGGCCGGTGAGGGTGACCAGACGGGATCGGGTCAGATCGGCGCGGATGGAGCGCAGTTCGGGCTCACGGCCGACGAATGAGGTGAGCCGGGGGCGGAGGTTGCCTCGGCGGGGGGCGTGGTTCGGTGTGTCGGGTGAGCCTGATGCAGCCGGTGCGGCTGCTTCGGATGACGCCCCCGACGGAGGAGTGAGCAACTCCCGGTGGAGTGCAATCAGTTCCGGTCCGGGATCGGTGCCGAGGCGGTCGGCGAGGGCGCGGCGAGCGTCCTCGTAAGCGGCCAGCGCGTCGGCCTGGCGGCCATCGGCGCGCAGGGCGCGGATCAGCTGAACCCGGAAGCGTTCGTCGTACGGGTGGGCCGCGGTCAGCTCCTTGAGCTCCGGTACGAGGGTGCGCGGGCCGGCAGCAGGCCCCACTCCGACAGCGGCACCCGCCCCCGCACACCGCAGGTCGGCCTCGATGCGGCGTTCCAGCGCGGCCAGGCGGTGGGCCTCCGGGCGCAGGCCGTGGCCGTGGTCCCGGTCCGGCAGGTCGGCCAGGGCCGGGCCGCGCCACAGGGCGAGCGCGGTACGGAGCGTGCGGGCCGCCGTCACGGGGTCGCCCGCGTCGAGCTCGGCGGCCCCCTGCCGGGACAGCCGCTCGAACACATGCAGGTCGACCTCGTCGGGCGCGGCCTCCAGGCGGTAGCCGCCGTGGGTGCTCGTGATCGCATCCCTGCCCAGCACACGGCGCAGCCGGCCCACGAGGGCCTGGAGCGCGGCGGGAGCGTCGTACGGGGGATCGCCGGCCCATACGTCGTCGACGAGATCGGCGACGGGGACGGGCCGGCCCGTACGCAGGGCGAGGGCGGCGAGGAGGGCGCGCAGCCGCGTACCGCCCGTGGGCAGCGCACTGCCGTTCTCGTCTCGCGCCTCGGTGACGCCCAGGATCAGGTACCGCACCCGGCCATTCTGTCCCGTGGGG
This region includes:
- a CDS encoding sigma-70 family RNA polymerase sigma factor — encoded protein: MSGDGQQEESFDDVSAAGGVAETGGLTSRQVPSQGGPGRSSGEAEGGTVLPGPWPGPVEAGVAVPMQREGGRTTAADASGSAFSDAELIRQMRDGDDLAYEELFRRHSDAVRRYARTCCRDAHTADDLTAEVFARTLQAVRRGKGPEEAVRAYLMTAVRHVGAAWTKTAKREQLVDDFAVFATQASQSSQVSDADTLDLGADVLAMHEAEQAMAMRAFRSLPERWQAVLWHTTVEEESPSDIAPLFGLTANATAVLASRAREGLKQAYLQAHVSQALTSGGDCARYADRLGAYARGGLRMRAERGLRGHLDECAKCRLAAGELAHVNAGIPALLPVAVIGWFAAGYVLKAAGIVAGGAAGATGAAAAAAVTGGSSSGSSAGGAALSEGLGAPAKAGIAAAAAVAVTAGLAWALVGNDQPEPEVGHAAKPAAVAPAVPTPAPPRPKPTPPKPDAPAPPAPPAPSPTPTPKPTPTPTPTPTPTPKPTPTPTPKPSTPATSQPPAPTPTPTPTPPPPPAPPAPTLYRVSELSYSMLGDHTRPEVVIGESNWIWQRSNLSIGGTQYTHGVTVHSKSSVTIQLNRQCTRYEAMVGVDDLTMGFGSVRFSVFNGDGTRLWQSPVMNGNDPAVPVGVGITGQQRIRLVVEREKPGGGAALADWADSTISCR
- a CDS encoding TetR/AcrR family transcriptional regulator translates to MHIQDSHWQTATAVTSHSSDGNGRNGAVGTVDTVGPVAAAGTAGTAGTAGAAGANGRSAPLRVDAQRNLEHVLRAAREVFGELGYGAPMEDVARRAKVGVGTVYRRFPSKDVLVRRIAEEETSRLTDQARTALGQEEEPWSALSCFLRTSVASGAGRLLPPQVLRVGVDADDSNAVGEPQAIAASVPDSGPGSARGETRVPQQRQGAGQADLRPADGPSLTETGIEDDDTGAGELLEVVGRLVDRARAAGELRRDVTVADVLLVIATAAPSLPDADQQAAASSRLLDILLEGLRSRPVA
- a CDS encoding ATP-binding protein, whose protein sequence is MRYLILGVTEARDENGSALPTGGTRLRALLAALALRTGRPVPVADLVDDVWAGDPPYDAPAALQALVGRLRRVLGRDAITSTHGGYRLEAAPDEVDLHVFERLSRQGAAELDAGDPVTAARTLRTALALWRGPALADLPDRDHGHGLRPEAHRLAALERRIEADLRCAGAGAAVGVGPAAGPRTLVPELKELTAAHPYDERFRVQLIRALRADGRQADALAAYEDARRALADRLGTDPGPELIALHRELLTPPSGASSEAAAPAASGSPDTPNHAPRRGNLRPRLTSFVGREPELRSIRADLTRSRLVTLTGPGGSGKTRLAEEAAAQGGRAVPGPTDAWIAELAPLDDPVDVPGAVFSALGLRETTLLRDNNRDGQPLRTDPTDLLVEHLAHCSRIRPFLLILDNCEHVIDAAAALAETLLTHCPQLRILATSREPLGVPGECVRPVGPLPADPAHRLFAERARAVRPDFDPEQEAAHDPDAVAEICRRLDGQPLAIELAAARLRLLSPRQIADRLDDRFRLLTGGARTVLPRQQTLRAVVDWSWDLLDEDERTVLRQVSVFAGGWDLPAAEAVTTAGATPAAEAPSTEALARHSTADLIGALVDKSLVVATPTASGEMRYRLLETIHEYATDRAAETPDVRAAAASAHTAYFVALVEEAEPRLRSGDQLPWIARLETDLDNIRAALHRSITTPSEPDAVRLVLGMGWFWFLRNFRPEGLTWAERAVALGPEPDDGSDPRFWPRMHLEVLRYFLAAESGPADDIRGDDRRRALMGRVADAFGSSGPQSARFPGLIWPITLFVSRTTAEAHEMIDMAVANARIHGGGWEYGVTLLFRTHMVVDMPGGMPGVDDDLAELRELSRRVGDRWLRAQVAGAAAEAGMVRGRYEEARVAYEEALLLAREVGAHAEGPFLLARLAELDYRTGDMAGFERTLAESETEAERYQVHDARAYTHFLRATLALDRGEIAKARRLVTEAEASAGRGSPPSHFTAVVEGLAARIAVHEPGPEGGPAAGVRGLTLALRAARDAQCAELVTGHLADAVASVLPKVGRHRAAVRILAAADGWRLSGLRTKAQQAEADEAGRRACEELGPQLYESERAAGRTLTVDDVIELLTRITAELPGPLTDN
- a CDS encoding NAD(P)/FAD-dependent oxidoreductase: MASDSGGTPPGPPPGVRVLVVGGGYVGMYTALRLQRKLKQRLRNGEAEIVVVTPEPYMTYQPFLPEAAAGSISPRHVVVPLRRILAHCKIVIGEAQRIDHAKRTATVTTLATGEDGTGAVEIPYDELVLAPGSVSRTLPVPGLADHGIGFKTIEEAIGLRNHVIEQMDIASATRDPAIRDAALTFVFVGGGYAGVEALAELEDMARYTSRYYHNIKAEDLKWILVEATGRILPEVGDAMGTYAIRELRGRNIDVRLDTRLESCEDRIAVLSDGSRFPTRTLVWTAGVKPAPILAATDLPLNERGRLTCTAELTVEGVEHAWAAGDAAAVPDLTAAENGKETAPNAQHAVRQAKVLAENVLASISGEPLKEYRHSYAGSVASLGLHKGVAHVYGRKLRGYPAWLMHRTYHLSRVPTFNRKARVLAEWTLAGLFKREIVSLGSLEHPRAEFELAAGGKRPGRTGPPNADGTPGPGYPPGPEGPPRNGG